A single region of the Sphingobium sp. TKS genome encodes:
- the rpsJ gene encoding 30S ribosomal protein S10, producing the protein MDSNIRIRLKAFDHRVLDQATGDIADTARRTGALIRGPIPLPTRIEKFTVNRGPHIDKKSREQFEVRTYKRMLDIVQPTPQTVDALMKLDLAAGVNVEIKLA; encoded by the coding sequence ATGGACAGCAACATCCGCATTCGCCTCAAGGCGTTCGATCATCGCGTGCTTGATCAGGCGACCGGCGACATCGCCGACACCGCCCGCCGCACCGGCGCCCTTATTCGCGGTCCGATTCCCCTTCCGACGCGCATCGAAAAGTTCACGGTCAACCGTGGTCCGCACATCGACAAGAAGTCGCGCGAGCAGTTCGAGGTCCGCACCTACAAGCGCATGCTTGACATTGTGCAGCCGACGCCGCAGACGGTCGACGCGCTGATGAAGCTGGACCTGGCTGCCGGCGTGAACGTCGAAATCAAGTTGGCCTAA
- the rplD gene encoding 50S ribosomal protein L4, translated as MKVKVQTLDAQTAGDVELNDAVFGIEPRTDILHRVVTWQLEKRRAPTRATRERSDVARTGKKFGRQKGGGTARHGDRRAPVFIGGGKAHGARARTFGHDLNKKVRALGLKMALSSKVKSGSLIVLDNLDVAEGKTKALVAHLAKLNLNKALFIDGDAVNVSFAKASANIIGVNLLPAVGANVYDILKADSLVLTRAAVEKLEARFNG; from the coding sequence ATGAAGGTCAAGGTACAGACCCTCGACGCGCAGACCGCTGGTGATGTGGAGCTGAACGATGCCGTGTTCGGTATCGAGCCCCGCACCGACATTCTGCACCGCGTCGTCACCTGGCAGCTCGAAAAGCGCCGGGCTCCGACCCGCGCCACCCGTGAGCGTTCGGACGTTGCCCGCACCGGCAAGAAGTTCGGTCGCCAGAAGGGCGGCGGTACGGCTCGTCACGGCGATCGCCGCGCTCCCGTCTTTATCGGCGGTGGTAAGGCTCACGGCGCCCGCGCCCGCACCTTCGGTCACGACCTCAACAAGAAGGTTCGTGCGCTCGGCCTGAAAATGGCCCTGTCGTCGAAGGTTAAGAGCGGTTCGCTGATCGTTCTCGACAATCTCGATGTGGCGGAAGGCAAGACCAAGGCTCTGGTCGCGCACCTTGCCAAGCTGAACCTCAACAAGGCGCTGTTCATCGACGGCGACGCGGTGAATGTCAGCTTCGCGAAGGCTTCGGCCAACATCATCGGCGTGAACCTGCTGCCGGCCGTCGGCGCCAACGTTTACGACATCCTGAAGGCCGACTCGCTGGTGCTGACCCGCGCCGCGGTCGAAAAGCTGGAGGCCCGTTTCAATGGCTAA
- a CDS encoding 50S ribosomal protein L23 — translation MAKKEAATVDNRHYDVVVAPVITEKSTLLSENNAVVFKVANDASKPEIKAAVEAIWGVSVKSVNTLVAKGKTKKWKGKPYTRSDVKKAIVRLADGQSIDITEGVR, via the coding sequence ATGGCTAAGAAAGAAGCCGCGACCGTGGACAACCGTCATTATGACGTCGTTGTCGCGCCGGTGATCACCGAGAAGTCGACCCTTCTCTCCGAGAACAACGCCGTGGTCTTCAAGGTCGCCAATGACGCGTCCAAGCCGGAGATCAAGGCCGCCGTCGAGGCGATCTGGGGGGTGAGCGTCAAGAGCGTGAACACGCTGGTCGCCAAGGGCAAGACCAAGAAGTGGAAGGGCAAGCCCTACACCCGCTCGGACGTGAAGAAGGCGATCGTTCGCCTGGCTGATGGCCAATCGATCGACATCACCGAAGGAGTGCGCTGA
- the rpsS gene encoding 30S ribosomal protein S19: MARSVWKGPFVDLSLLKKAETAQDAGGRSGPIKTWSRRSTILPQFVGLTFNVYNGRKHVPVSVNEEMVGHKLGEFAPTRYFPGHAADKKGKR; this comes from the coding sequence ATGGCTCGTTCCGTCTGGAAAGGTCCGTTCGTGGACCTCAGCCTTCTGAAGAAGGCGGAAACCGCGCAGGACGCCGGTGGCCGTTCGGGTCCGATCAAGACTTGGTCGCGCCGTTCCACCATCCTGCCGCAGTTCGTTGGCCTGACGTTCAACGTCTATAATGGCCGCAAGCATGTGCCGGTCTCGGTGAACGAGGAAATGGTGGGTCACAAGCTGGGCGAATTCGCCCCGACCCGCTACTTCCCCGGCCACGCCGCCGACAAGAAGGGCAAGCGCTAA
- the rplB gene encoding 50S ribosomal protein L2 — protein MALKTYNPTSPAQRGLILVDRSGLHKGKPVKALTEGKRKTGGRNNKGHVTSRGIAGGHKQRYRIIDFKRRLWDVEGTVERLEYDPNRTAFIALVNYPDGTQAYILAPQRLAPGDKVIAGKKTDVKPGNAMELGQMPVGTIIHNIEMKPGKGGQLCRSAGTYAQLVGRDRGMVMVRLSSGEQRYIRSDCMGTVGAVSNPDNANTNLAKAGRNRWLGKRPLTRGVAKNPVDHPHGGGEGRTSGGRHPVTPWGKPTKGARTRHNKATDKFIIRSRHAKKKR, from the coding sequence ATGGCGCTGAAGACATATAACCCGACGAGCCCGGCCCAGCGCGGCCTGATCCTCGTCGACCGCAGCGGCCTGCACAAAGGCAAGCCCGTCAAGGCGCTGACCGAAGGCAAGCGCAAGACCGGCGGCCGCAACAACAAGGGCCATGTGACCTCGCGCGGCATCGCCGGCGGTCACAAGCAGCGCTACCGCATCATCGACTTCAAGCGTCGCTTGTGGGACGTTGAGGGCACGGTCGAGCGTCTGGAATATGACCCCAACCGCACCGCCTTCATCGCGCTGGTCAACTATCCCGACGGCACCCAGGCCTATATCCTGGCGCCGCAGCGTCTGGCCCCCGGTGACAAGGTCATCGCGGGCAAGAAGACCGACGTGAAGCCGGGCAATGCGATGGAACTCGGCCAGATGCCGGTCGGCACCATCATCCACAATATCGAGATGAAGCCCGGCAAGGGCGGTCAGCTCTGCCGTTCGGCGGGCACCTATGCCCAGTTGGTCGGTCGCGATCGTGGCATGGTGATGGTCCGCCTGTCCTCGGGCGAGCAGCGCTATATCCGTTCGGACTGCATGGGCACCGTCGGTGCCGTGTCGAACCCGGACAATGCCAACACCAATCTCGCCAAGGCCGGTCGTAACCGCTGGCTCGGCAAGCGTCCGCTGACGCGCGGTGTGGCGAAGAACCCGGTCGATCACCCGCATGGCGGTGGTGAAGGCCGGACCTCGGGCGGCCGTCATCCGGTCACGCCCTGGGGCAAGCCGACCAAGGGTGCGCGCACCCGCCACAACAAGGCGACGGACAAGTTCATCATCCGTAGCCGCCACGCGAAGAAGAAGAGGTAA
- the rplC gene encoding 50S ribosomal protein L3, which produces MRTGVIAKKVGMTRLFQEDGRHIPVTVLALEGNQVVARKEVDRDGYVAVQLGAGVAKVKNVAKPQRGHFAKAEVEPKARLVEFRVAEDALLDVGAEIAADHFIAGQLVDVAGHTQGKGFAGAMKRWGFGGMRATHGVSISHRAHGSTGNRQDPGRVFKNKKMAGHMGDRERTQQNLEIVRTDVERGLLFVKGSVPGAKGTWLTVSDAVKVKRPADAPYPASLKAAANSNSAPAETPAPEAAAPEATEGQEG; this is translated from the coding sequence ATGCGCACAGGCGTGATCGCTAAGAAAGTCGGGATGACCCGTCTGTTCCAGGAGGATGGACGTCATATTCCGGTTACGGTTCTGGCCCTTGAGGGCAATCAGGTCGTGGCCCGCAAGGAAGTCGATCGTGACGGTTATGTCGCGGTTCAGCTCGGTGCGGGCGTCGCGAAGGTCAAGAATGTCGCCAAGCCGCAGCGCGGCCACTTCGCCAAGGCGGAAGTGGAGCCGAAGGCGCGTCTGGTCGAATTCCGTGTCGCCGAGGATGCGCTCCTCGATGTCGGCGCCGAGATCGCGGCCGATCACTTCATTGCCGGCCAGTTGGTCGACGTTGCCGGTCACACCCAGGGTAAGGGTTTTGCCGGCGCCATGAAGCGCTGGGGCTTCGGCGGCATGCGCGCCACCCACGGCGTGTCCATCAGCCACCGTGCCCATGGTTCGACCGGTAACCGTCAGGATCCGGGCCGCGTCTTCAAGAACAAGAAGATGGCGGGTCACATGGGTGATCGCGAACGGACCCAGCAGAATCTCGAAATCGTCCGCACGGACGTCGAGCGCGGCCTGCTGTTCGTCAAGGGCAGCGTTCCGGGCGCCAAGGGTACCTGGCTGACTGTCAGCGACGCCGTCAAGGTGAAGCGTCCGGCTGATGCGCCCTATCCGGCGAGCCTCAAGGCTGCCGCCAACAGCAACTCTGCTCCGGCTGAGACGCCTGCTCCTGAAGCGGCTGCTCCCGAAGCGACCGAAGGCCAGGAGGGCTAA